TGCACAGCTGCGCCTCGAGGGCCGGCTGCGTGCGGTCCAGGAAGCGCCGGGCTACACCCCCGGGCTCAGCCGCCTCGATGCGCTCCGCATTCGCGCGGGAGCAGTGCTTGAGGATGCCCTCGCGGGTCTCGAAGCTGAGATTCAGCCCGTCGTACTGCGGATAGCGATGCTCCAGCGCATCGACCACACGCAGGCTCTGCAGGTTGTGCTCGAAGCCACCATGCCCGGCCATGCAGTCGTTGAGCGCGTCCTGGCCCGCATGGCCGAAGGGCGTGTGGCCCAGGTCATGGGCCAGCGCAATCGCTTCGACCAGGTCTTCGTTGATGCGCAGGGCCCGGGCGATCGAGCGGCCCAGCTGGGCAACTTCCAGCGAGTGCGTGAGCCGGGTGCGGAACAGATCGCCCTCGTGGTTCAGGAACACCTGCGTCTTGTAGACCAGTCGTCGAAAGGCCGTGGAATGCACGATGCGGTCACGGTCGCGCTGGAAGGCATCACGCGTAGGCGCGGGCGGCTCCGCATGCCGACGGCCGCGCGACCGCGCGGGCAGGCAGGCATAGGCCGCGAGACTCATCCCGCGCAGCACTGCGCGAGCACTTCGCGCACCAGCGCGTCAGGCGCGCTGCGGACCACGGCGGAGCCGGGTCGGTCGATCACCACGAAGCGGATCTCACCGGCTTCCGATTTCTTGTCGACGCGCATCAGCTCCAGATAGCGCTCGGCTCCCAGCGCGGGGCCGACGACCGGCAGGCCGGCGCGCTCGATCAGGCGCGTGAGCCGATCGACGAATGCAACATCGACGCCCCCGAGCCGCTGCGACAGGTGCACAGCCATGACCATGCCGCAGCCAACAGCCTCGCCGTGCAGCCATTCGCCATAGCCGAGGCCCGATTCGATCGCGTGGCCGAAGGTGTGGCCGAAATTGAGAATCGCGCGCAGGCCGGTCTCGCGCTCGTCCTGGCCGACCACCAGCGCCTTGATCTCGCAGCTGCGCTTGACGGCGCAGGCCAGCGCGGCGGGGTCTCTTGCGACGAGGGCGTCAATGTTCGCCTCGATCCAGTCGAAGAAGGCCATGTCGTGGATCGGGCCGTACTTGATGACTTCGGCCAGGCCGGCGCTCAGTTCGCGCGGGGGCAGCGTCTGCAGCGTGGACAGATCACAAACCACGAGCTGCGGCTGGTAGAACGCGCCGATCATGTTCTTGCCGAGCGGGTGATTGATGGCCGTCTTGCCGCCAACCGAGGAATCGACCTGCGCCAGCAGCGTGGTCGGCACCTGCACGAAAGGCACGCCGCGCATGTAGCTGGCGGCGGCGAAGCCGGTCATATCGCCCACCACGCCGCCGCCTAGGGCGAACAGCACGGTCTTGCGGTCGCTGCCATGGCCCAGCAGGTCGTCGAAGATCAGGTTCAGGGTCTGCAGGTTCTTGTAGACCTCGCCGTCGGGCAACTCGAGCAGGTGAACCGTGCGGAAGCGGTCCGCCAGGGCAGCCTGCAGCGCCTTGGCGTAAAGCGGCGCCACCGTGGTGTTGCTGACGATCAGGGCCGTGGCTGCGGCCGGCGTGACGGCAAAGCTCTGGGGGTCGTCCAGCAGGCCAGCGCCGATCAGGATCGGATAGCTGCGGTCGCCGAGCT
This is a stretch of genomic DNA from Variovorax paradoxus. It encodes these proteins:
- a CDS encoding deoxyguanosinetriphosphate triphosphohydrolase → MSLAAYACLPARSRGRRHAEPPAPTRDAFQRDRDRIVHSTAFRRLVYKTQVFLNHEGDLFRTRLTHSLEVAQLGRSIARALRINEDLVEAIALAHDLGHTPFGHAGQDALNDCMAGHGGFEHNLQSLRVVDALEHRYPQYDGLNLSFETREGILKHCSRANAERIEAAEPGGVARRFLDRTQPALEAQLCNLADAIAYNAHDIDDGVRSGLISVEQLSEIELFERHRREALAEHPQLQGRRVLYETIRRMLSAQVYDVIDATRAALEVLAPADADAVRKAPPVVAFSGTMQAQSEDLKRFLFHNLYRHPQVTQTTDQARDVVRELFEAYLERSAEMPTSFAERGDRHRAVADYIAGMTDRFAMREHERLTGRRGIA
- the aroB gene encoding 3-dehydroquinate synthase — its product is MSLPVLSAPPERVDIQLGDRSYPILIGAGLLDDPQSFAVTPAAATALIVSNTTVAPLYAKALQAALADRFRTVHLLELPDGEVYKNLQTLNLIFDDLLGHGSDRKTVLFALGGGVVGDMTGFAAASYMRGVPFVQVPTTLLAQVDSSVGGKTAINHPLGKNMIGAFYQPQLVVCDLSTLQTLPPRELSAGLAEVIKYGPIHDMAFFDWIEANIDALVARDPAALACAVKRSCEIKALVVGQDERETGLRAILNFGHTFGHAIESGLGYGEWLHGEAVGCGMVMAVHLSQRLGGVDVAFVDRLTRLIERAGLPVVGPALGAERYLELMRVDKKSEAGEIRFVVIDRPGSAVVRSAPDALVREVLAQCCAG